In a single window of the Gammaproteobacteria bacterium genome:
- the tsaD gene encoding tRNA (adenosine(37)-N6)-threonylcarbamoyltransferase complex transferase subunit TsaD, translated as MLILGIETSCDETGLALYDSDKGLLADCLHSQIALHQQYGGVVPELASRDHVRRITPLFKEVLAVASCQRSDIDAIAYTAGPGLIGALLVGASFARALAFALDIPALAIHHMEAHLLVPMLEEVAPSFPFVALLVSGGHTQLVRVDGIGQYELIGESVDDAAGEAFDKTAKMLGLDYPGGPALAKLAVDGDPQRFRFPRPMTNRPGCDFSFSGLKTHALTTFRATQGCEQDKRDIARAFEDAVVDTLFIKCRRAMELTGLKQLVVAGGVSANQSLRQRLAQYSQQSAVQVYFPRNEFCTDNGAMIAYAGYRRFELNPHADYAMDVRPRWPLSELSVPA; from the coding sequence ATGCTAATTCTGGGCATTGAAACTTCTTGCGATGAAACTGGCTTGGCTTTGTACGACAGTGACAAGGGCTTGCTGGCAGATTGTTTGCATAGTCAGATCGCTTTGCATCAGCAGTATGGTGGCGTTGTCCCTGAGTTAGCTTCACGCGATCACGTCAGGCGTATTACGCCTTTGTTTAAAGAAGTGTTAGCTGTTGCGAGTTGTCAGCGCTCTGATATTGATGCTATTGCCTACACCGCAGGCCCCGGTTTAATCGGCGCGCTATTGGTTGGCGCATCGTTTGCGCGTGCGCTGGCCTTTGCTCTGGATATTCCTGCTTTGGCGATACACCATATGGAGGCGCATTTATTGGTACCTATGCTTGAAGAGGTCGCACCGTCTTTTCCATTTGTTGCCTTGCTCGTGTCCGGTGGTCATACCCAGTTAGTGCGTGTTGATGGCATTGGTCAATATGAGCTCATTGGCGAGTCGGTCGATGATGCGGCTGGTGAGGCGTTTGATAAAACAGCAAAAATGTTGGGCCTTGATTACCCGGGCGGCCCTGCTCTAGCCAAGCTTGCAGTTGACGGCGACCCGCAACGTTTTCGTTTCCCCCGACCGATGACCAACAGACCCGGCTGTGATTTTAGTTTTAGTGGACTAAAGACACATGCCCTAACGACGTTTCGCGCAACACAGGGGTGCGAGCAAGACAAGCGCGATATTGCACGTGCCTTTGAAGATGCAGTGGTCGATACGCTTTTTATTAAATGCCGCCGCGCCATGGAATTAACAGGATTAAAACAATTAGTCGTTGCCGGTGGTGTTAGCGCCAACCAGTCGTTGCGCCAGCGGTTAGCACAGTATTCGCAACAATCAGCAGTGCAAGTTTACTTTCCGAGAAATGAATTCTGTACCGACAATGGCGCTATGATTGCCTATGCTGGCTATCGTCGTTTCGAATTAAATCCGCATGCGGATTATGCTATGGATGTGCGGCCACGTTGGCCTTTAAGTGAATTGTCTGTGCCAGCCTGA
- a CDS encoding nuclear transport factor 2 family protein produces MSNKFEATWEAYTSSWKAESVDDKRIIFGQCLDLACVYNDPIIKTKGWDALLEYMIDFHKQIPGGHFVTKYFLAHSNKSISKWDMKNGDNTLLGEGISYSEYNKAGKLVSMTGFFETPEA; encoded by the coding sequence ATGAGTAATAAGTTTGAAGCAACATGGGAAGCCTATACCTCTTCATGGAAGGCGGAGTCTGTCGATGATAAACGCATCATATTTGGTCAATGTCTTGACCTTGCATGTGTATACAATGACCCGATAATAAAAACAAAAGGGTGGGATGCGCTATTGGAATACATGATTGATTTTCACAAACAAATTCCAGGCGGTCACTTCGTGACCAAATATTTTCTCGCACATAGCAATAAAAGTATCTCAAAATGGGACATGAAAAATGGTGATAATACCTTGCTTGGTGAAGGGATCAGTTACAGTGAATACAATAAAGCAGGGAAGTTGGTTTCAATGACAGGTTTTTTCGAGACACCTGAAGCATAG
- the plsY gene encoding glycerol-3-phosphate 1-O-acyltransferase PlsY, which produces MIPIALCLLAYFFGSVSSAIVLCRLSGLPDPRTQGSGNPGATNVLRFGGKRLAAQVLLGDMLKGLLPVLFATWIDGTTSVLAAVALCAFLGHLYPVFFSFRGGKGVATGLGVILGLMWPVGLALIVTWIIVAALSRISALGALAAAIAVPFYAWFISEHNQYVILTMIISILLIWRHRLNIQKLFAATKIDSSS; this is translated from the coding sequence ATGATACCTATCGCGCTGTGCTTGCTGGCCTATTTCTTTGGCTCTGTTTCGAGCGCCATTGTACTTTGCCGTTTATCTGGCCTGCCTGACCCTCGCACTCAAGGTTCTGGTAACCCAGGGGCTACTAATGTGCTGCGTTTTGGCGGCAAGCGTCTTGCCGCGCAAGTGTTACTTGGCGATATGCTGAAGGGCTTGCTACCCGTGCTGTTTGCGACCTGGATCGATGGCACCACCAGCGTCTTAGCAGCCGTGGCATTGTGTGCCTTTCTTGGCCACTTATATCCGGTGTTTTTTAGTTTTCGTGGCGGCAAAGGGGTTGCTACTGGCTTGGGTGTCATACTTGGCTTGATGTGGCCAGTTGGTTTGGCACTTATAGTCACTTGGATAATTGTCGCAGCACTAAGCCGTATCTCAGCACTAGGGGCATTGGCCGCTGCCATTGCGGTACCGTTCTACGCATGGTTTATTTCAGAGCACAATCAGTACGTTATTCTGACTATGATTATCTCAATATTACTGATTTGGCGTCATAGGCTAAATATACAAAAACTCTTTGCTGCCACTAAAATCGATTCGTCGTCTTGA
- the folB gene encoding dihydroneopterin aldolase yields MDIIYLNELKIETVIGIWDWERKIKQEIVIDLEMGADIARAAETDHIDDTLNYKAVAKRLIEYVGDSKFQLVETLAERVAGIVRDEFDVPWVKVTINKRGAIRGARDVGIIIERGARE; encoded by the coding sequence ATGGATATTATTTACCTGAATGAGTTAAAAATCGAAACCGTTATCGGTATTTGGGATTGGGAGCGCAAGATCAAACAAGAGATTGTGATTGATCTAGAGATGGGCGCTGATATTGCACGTGCTGCTGAAACAGACCACATTGATGACACCCTAAACTACAAAGCCGTTGCTAAACGACTGATAGAGTATGTCGGTGACAGTAAATTCCAGCTAGTCGAAACGCTGGCTGAACGTGTTGCCGGGATCGTCCGTGATGAATTTGATGTGCCTTGGGTTAAGGTAACGATAAATAAACGTGGTGCTATTCGTGGTGCGCGAGATGTTGGCATTATTATAGAGCGTGGTGCCAGAGAGTAA
- the folK gene encoding 2-amino-4-hydroxy-6-hydroxymethyldihydropteridine diphosphokinase, which translates to MARVYLSIGSNIQREMNIRAGLDALFKHFGELDCSPVYESVAVGFKGDSFYNLVVGFDTEKKITVVAKTLRDIEDQQQRVRDGVKFSSRTLDLDLILYDDLVLNEEHLQIPRDEIEKYAFVLQPLADIAPTKRHPVLKRSYADMWAAFDPDKVAQFVVDFDWRP; encoded by the coding sequence ATGGCGCGCGTCTATTTAAGTATTGGTAGTAATATTCAGCGTGAAATGAATATTCGCGCCGGGCTCGATGCCTTATTTAAACATTTCGGTGAGCTTGATTGTTCACCTGTTTATGAAAGCGTTGCAGTGGGGTTTAAAGGGGATAGTTTTTATAATCTTGTTGTTGGTTTTGACACCGAGAAAAAGATAACAGTTGTCGCAAAAACCTTGCGCGATATAGAAGACCAGCAACAGCGTGTACGCGATGGAGTTAAATTCAGTTCAAGAACGCTAGATCTTGATCTCATTCTTTATGATGACCTGGTGTTGAATGAAGAACACTTACAGATTCCGCGCGACGAAATAGAAAAATACGCCTTTGTCTTGCAACCCCTCGCTGATATTGCGCCGACGAAACGCCACCCTGTACTAAAACGCTCTTATGCCGATATGTGGGCTGCGTTTGATCCCGATAAAGTCGCACAGTTTGTTGTCGATTTTGATTGGCGGCCATAA
- a CDS encoding pteridine reductase encodes MQENKVALVTGGAQRIGATLCRHLHDAGYNVLIHYRHSVQAASELAKELNNIRPKSAHGIPADLLKITDIKRLIQAALQPWQRLDVVVNNASSFYPTAIGNTCEDDWNDLIGSNMKAPFFIAQAAAEELAKQQGCIINIIDVHGQRPLKGHSVYCAAKAGLAILTHSLAVELAPDVRVNGIAPGAILWPTTEPDEKSKQKTLDDIALQRLGDPLDIAKTVLFLARDADYITGQIITIDGGRSL; translated from the coding sequence ATGCAAGAAAATAAAGTGGCGCTGGTTACAGGTGGCGCGCAACGTATTGGCGCCACCCTGTGCCGACATTTACATGATGCGGGCTATAACGTGTTAATTCATTATCGACATTCAGTGCAAGCCGCCTCTGAACTCGCCAAGGAATTAAATAATATTCGGCCAAAATCAGCGCATGGCATTCCTGCCGACTTGCTTAAAATCACTGACATCAAGCGCCTCATTCAAGCCGCATTACAACCCTGGCAACGGCTAGATGTCGTCGTCAATAATGCCTCAAGCTTTTATCCTACTGCCATCGGTAACACCTGCGAAGATGACTGGAATGATCTCATCGGCAGCAATATGAAAGCACCTTTTTTTATCGCTCAGGCCGCTGCTGAGGAATTAGCCAAACAACAAGGCTGCATTATTAATATCATTGACGTGCATGGACAAAGGCCTTTAAAGGGTCATAGCGTTTACTGCGCCGCCAAGGCGGGACTGGCCATACTGACACATTCTTTAGCCGTAGAGTTAGCGCCAGATGTGCGCGTCAATGGTATTGCGCCCGGGGCAATTCTATGGCCGACGACTGAGCCTGATGAAAAAAGCAAACAAAAGACTCTGGATGACATTGCATTGCAACGCCTAGGTGACCCGCTTGATATCGCCAAAACGGTATTATTTTTAGCACGCGACGCCGATTACATTACCGGCCAAATTATCACTATCGATGGCGGTCGTTCGTTATAA
- a CDS encoding SAM-dependent methyltransferase, with product MTAVPDNTNVIPADWPQPNPDAIAHSAALVDVIKADIKAQGGIIDFARYMQNALYAPGLGYYTAGANKFGPAGDFITAPEVSPLFGRCVARQCQQALLALPKTDDGSILEVGAGSGKLARDILLELTSLDCLPSRYFILESSADLRQRQQALLQDSVADYFHRIEWLDALPTTPFSGVVLANEFLDALPANRLIKSDDQFQELGVVVENGCLQYKKLKAETIATSILQQRLEPLSIEFDTGYIAELCLEMDGWIASLAACLQQALVLFIDYGSARHEYYHPQRVQGSLRCHYRHRAHDAPFVYPGLQDITAHVDFTAVAEAAIDNQLDVLGYTNQAYFLMSCGLTENVDMESATDVERVEIAQQIRRLTLPGEMGETFKVMALGRDLPDDLLVGLLGFSMRDLRGNL from the coding sequence ATGACAGCAGTTCCAGATAACACGAATGTAATCCCCGCCGATTGGCCTCAGCCAAACCCGGATGCCATAGCGCACAGTGCAGCCCTGGTTGATGTGATCAAAGCAGATATCAAGGCACAAGGCGGTATCATTGATTTCGCGCGCTATATGCAGAACGCCCTTTATGCACCCGGCTTAGGATATTATACCGCTGGCGCCAACAAGTTTGGCCCGGCAGGTGATTTTATTACTGCACCGGAGGTTTCGCCTTTATTCGGTCGTTGTGTCGCGCGGCAATGCCAACAAGCCTTGTTAGCTCTGCCAAAAACAGATGATGGCAGCATACTGGAGGTGGGTGCAGGTTCGGGTAAGTTGGCGCGTGATATTTTGTTAGAACTAACCTCACTGGATTGTTTGCCTTCGCGTTATTTTATTTTAGAAAGTAGCGCCGATCTACGCCAGCGTCAGCAAGCTTTATTGCAAGATAGCGTGGCAGATTATTTTCACCGTATTGAGTGGCTTGACGCCTTACCAACAACGCCATTTTCAGGAGTTGTACTGGCTAACGAATTTTTAGATGCACTGCCAGCAAACAGATTAATAAAAAGTGATGATCAATTTCAAGAGCTGGGTGTCGTTGTCGAAAACGGCTGTTTGCAATACAAGAAACTAAAAGCAGAAACCATAGCGACGAGTATATTGCAGCAACGTCTCGAACCCTTGTCCATCGAATTTGATACCGGTTATATCGCTGAACTTTGTCTGGAAATGGATGGCTGGATAGCAAGCCTTGCCGCATGTTTGCAGCAAGCACTGGTATTATTCATTGACTATGGTAGTGCACGCCATGAGTACTATCATCCACAGCGTGTACAAGGCAGCTTGCGTTGCCATTATCGTCATAGAGCGCATGATGCCCCTTTTGTTTATCCTGGCTTACAGGATATTACCGCGCATGTTGATTTTACTGCGGTGGCAGAAGCCGCAATAGATAATCAACTGGACGTGCTGGGTTATACCAACCAAGCTTATTTTCTTATGTCGTGCGGCCTCACTGAAAATGTTGATATGGAGTCAGCGACGGATGTCGAGCGTGTGGAGATAGCGCAACAAATTCGCCGTTTAACCTTGCCAGGTGAAATGGGTGAGACCTTTAAGGTAATGGCGCTGGGACGTGACTTGCCTGATGATTTGTTGGTTGGTTTGCTGGGTTTTTCTATGCGTGATCTACGTGGAAATTTATAG
- a CDS encoding histidine phosphatase family protein produces MKSLTIVRHAKAGWGKQTQDDFQRSLNERGFRDSADMAQRLLVQGLAPQKIVTSPALRAITTARRFADTFGLEPALLTTDHSIYEASSDNLHDVVWGLSDDYNDIMLVGHNPGLSDLVRSLASQMIDELATCEVVILQFDCEAWHKIDAHSGRLSFNDAPRKHNNIG; encoded by the coding sequence GTGAAGAGCCTAACAATTGTGCGTCATGCTAAGGCAGGGTGGGGCAAACAAACACAGGATGATTTCCAGCGGTCGTTGAATGAGCGAGGGTTTCGCGACAGCGCTGATATGGCGCAGCGATTATTAGTACAAGGCTTGGCTCCACAGAAAATAGTGACCAGCCCTGCGCTGCGTGCGATCACCACAGCGCGACGATTTGCGGATACCTTTGGGCTAGAGCCCGCATTACTTACGACAGACCATAGTATCTATGAGGCAAGCAGTGATAATTTGCATGATGTTGTGTGGGGCTTAAGCGATGACTATAACGACATAATGTTAGTTGGGCATAACCCGGGCTTGTCGGATTTGGTGCGCTCTTTGGCCTCGCAAATGATTGACGAGTTAGCGACCTGTGAAGTGGTGATATTACAGTTTGACTGTGAGGCATGGCATAAAATTGATGCGCATTCAGGTCGTCTTTCTTTTAACGATGCACCACGTAAACACAATAATATTGGTTGA
- the ppk1 gene encoding polyphosphate kinase 1 yields MKGNTQSSAKNPTVKYFVEKEVSWLYFNERVLQETRDRSVPIIERIRLLGIVSNNLDEFFRVRVADVRRRILLEDAQHMTQSIAAKLLRKLQRQIVKLQEDYNQIYRELFAELKKHHIYFLTEQDLSDGQRRYLRTYFRESILPVLAPVMLGEGSQLPTLSEQLMYLALKIDYLDKGPRNKPYAVLEVPTDKLPRFIQIPSQRSKRIKRLIMLDDVLRIGIEEIFTGLIDFQSISVYTIKLTRDAELTIGDGITQSFLDKMSYSLKGRHAAQPTRLMYERGMPKSMIDFFVKQLNLSEYDSVTPGERYHNFKDFMSFPNLGSRYLEYKPLSPIACSAIDAEITTFDAIKKSDVFLYYPYQSFSYFTNFLREAAIDSRVTEIRISIYRVATESRVMNSLINAAQNGKAVHVIVELQARFDEKANIQWAQQLTESGVKVSFGIQGLKFHSKICLIKRIEGGIETSYAVVGTGNFHEKTARVYTDFAIFTTKPEITAEVAKVFEFSANSYRRFDFKHLLVSPINFRQQLRSKIDVEMANAQAGKQAWIFIKVNNLSDPELIDKLYAASRVGVKIKIIARSICSLVPKVKGVSDNIEAISIVGRFLEHSRVYVFANDDDPSVYISSGDMMSRNIDHRVEVSLPVYDKEIKRRIIDILRLQSNDNCRARILDVAHSNAYVARGNRRKVDSQIAIHAYLLAAESGRGQQAIKSLLDKRRTSLI; encoded by the coding sequence GTGAAAGGTAATACGCAAAGTAGCGCGAAAAACCCCACTGTAAAATATTTTGTCGAAAAGGAAGTGAGTTGGCTTTATTTCAATGAAAGAGTTTTGCAGGAAACGCGTGATCGCAGTGTGCCTATTATTGAACGTATACGGTTGCTTGGTATTGTATCGAACAACTTAGATGAATTTTTCCGCGTTCGTGTTGCCGATGTGCGTCGCCGTATCTTGCTGGAAGATGCGCAACACATGACGCAATCCATCGCTGCCAAGCTGTTAAGAAAATTACAGCGGCAAATTGTTAAGTTGCAAGAAGATTACAATCAAATTTATAGAGAGTTGTTTGCCGAACTTAAAAAGCATCATATTTATTTTTTAACAGAGCAAGATTTAAGCGACGGTCAGCGTCGTTATTTACGCACCTACTTTAGAGAATCGATTTTGCCTGTGTTGGCACCTGTTATGTTGGGCGAGGGTAGTCAGTTACCCACCTTGTCAGAGCAATTGATGTACCTTGCGTTGAAAATTGATTACCTTGATAAGGGCCCGCGTAACAAACCCTATGCGGTGCTTGAAGTGCCGACGGATAAATTGCCGCGCTTTATTCAAATTCCCAGTCAACGATCAAAGCGTATCAAGCGCTTGATTATGCTTGATGATGTATTGCGCATTGGCATTGAAGAAATTTTTACAGGATTAATTGATTTTCAATCGATCAGTGTCTACACCATTAAGTTGACGCGCGATGCTGAGTTGACGATTGGTGATGGTATTACGCAAAGTTTTCTCGATAAAATGTCTTATAGCCTGAAGGGGCGGCATGCAGCGCAGCCAACACGATTAATGTATGAGCGTGGCATGCCTAAATCGATGATTGATTTTTTTGTCAAGCAACTCAACCTTTCTGAATATGACAGTGTCACACCGGGCGAGAGGTATCATAATTTTAAAGATTTTATGAGCTTCCCTAACCTTGGGTCACGATATTTAGAGTATAAACCACTTTCACCCATAGCGTGTTCTGCCATCGATGCTGAGATAACTACGTTTGATGCAATTAAAAAATCAGATGTATTTTTGTACTATCCTTACCAAAGCTTTTCTTATTTCACCAATTTTTTACGTGAAGCAGCGATTGATTCACGGGTAACGGAAATCCGTATTTCTATTTACCGCGTAGCGACTGAATCCCGTGTTATGAATTCACTGATCAATGCGGCACAAAATGGTAAGGCGGTGCATGTGATTGTTGAGTTGCAAGCACGTTTTGATGAAAAGGCGAATATTCAATGGGCGCAGCAGCTGACCGAATCAGGGGTAAAAGTTTCTTTTGGTATTCAGGGTCTGAAATTTCATTCAAAGATTTGTTTGATTAAACGCATTGAAGGTGGTATTGAGACTAGCTATGCAGTGGTTGGTACAGGGAACTTTCATGAAAAAACGGCACGCGTTTATACCGATTTTGCTATATTCACCACCAAGCCTGAAATCACAGCTGAAGTGGCAAAAGTATTCGAATTTTCAGCCAACAGCTATCGTCGTTTTGATTTCAAACATTTGTTAGTGTCGCCCATTAATTTTCGTCAACAGTTGCGCAGTAAAATAGATGTTGAAATGGCTAATGCCCAAGCTGGTAAGCAGGCATGGATATTTATTAAAGTGAATAACCTTTCTGATCCCGAATTAATTGATAAGCTTTATGCAGCGAGCCGCGTCGGCGTTAAGATAAAAATTATTGCCCGCTCTATTTGTTCGCTAGTACCAAAAGTCAAAGGTGTTAGCGACAATATCGAGGCGATTAGTATTGTTGGGCGGTTTCTCGAGCATTCACGCGTTTATGTTTTTGCTAATGATGATGACCCAAGTGTGTATATTAGTTCAGGCGATATGATGTCACGAAATATCGACCATCGTGTCGAGGTGAGTCTGCCTGTTTACGATAAAGAAATTAAGCGTCGAATTATTGATATTTTGCGTTTGCAATCTAATGACAATTGTCGTGCGCGCATTCTTGATGTGGCGCATAGTAATGCCTACGTTGCCAGAGGGAACCGCCGCAAAGTTGATTCGCAAATAGCTATTCATGCGTATCTCTTGGCCGCGGAATCAGGGCGTGGACAGCAAGCGATAAAATCGTTGCTAGATAAGCGCCGCACATCACTGATATAA
- a CDS encoding Ppx/GppA family phosphatase: protein MSSGRVAALDLGSNSFHLLIARIDSDKIRYLDRHKEVVRLAEGLDDKNRLRDEVADRAFAALHRFAEIIDGIEADSVRVAGTNTLRTMRNGDKFLEKAESILGVPINIISGIEEARLIYLGVTQDLAPSDERRLVVDIGGGSTELIVGKGLAPKRLESVYMGCVVYSGRFFKNKKISQESYDKALRAARRELRAHADKFSAENWGEAVGSSGTIRTVGEIVNHNWPDEHDITLRGLEKLAKRLVKSGHADAIDLAGLKEDRRPVIAGGVAILHAVFLELGIERMQVSSYAMKEGIIHDLAGRVRHSDARDITAANMMANYHVDSAQAKQVEHHALALLKLVKVELGVRVKLAKQLLAWAAKLHEIGLTISHSGFQKHGAYIILNADMLGFSKLEQKQISFLVLNQRRRLRAVAESYHFTADWVLVLVFRLACLFCRSRQNSDLPEIQFKTSKKKFTLKIDDEWLAQHPLTREDLEAESHYWLSQDIQFKLSLLSDSGESGQQKK, encoded by the coding sequence ATGAGTAGTGGTCGCGTCGCTGCATTAGACTTGGGTTCTAATAGTTTTCATTTGCTTATAGCAAGAATTGATAGCGATAAAATCCGTTATCTTGATCGCCACAAAGAAGTGGTGAGGCTGGCGGAAGGGCTTGACGATAAAAATCGTTTAAGAGACGAAGTCGCAGATCGTGCGTTTGCTGCATTACACCGCTTTGCAGAAATTATTGACGGTATTGAGGCAGATTCAGTGCGCGTAGCGGGCACCAATACTCTACGCACTATGCGCAATGGTGATAAATTTCTGGAAAAAGCCGAATCAATTTTAGGCGTGCCGATCAATATTATTAGTGGTATTGAAGAAGCACGTCTTATTTATCTTGGTGTTACACAAGATTTGGCGCCGAGCGATGAACGTCGTCTGGTTGTTGATATTGGCGGTGGTTCCACCGAGTTAATCGTTGGCAAGGGGCTCGCGCCAAAGCGGTTAGAAAGTGTGTATATGGGTTGCGTTGTTTACAGTGGCCGTTTCTTTAAAAACAAAAAAATTAGCCAGGAAAGTTATGATAAGGCCTTGCGTGCAGCACGACGAGAATTACGCGCCCATGCTGACAAATTTTCAGCAGAAAATTGGGGTGAAGCCGTAGGCTCTTCGGGAACCATTCGTACGGTTGGCGAAATAGTTAATCACAATTGGCCCGATGAGCATGATATTACGCTGCGTGGCTTAGAGAAACTAGCCAAGAGACTGGTTAAGTCTGGTCATGCTGACGCCATTGATTTGGCCGGTTTAAAAGAAGATAGGCGTCCTGTAATTGCGGGCGGCGTGGCCATCTTGCATGCAGTTTTCCTTGAGCTGGGTATAGAGCGCATGCAGGTTTCCAGCTACGCGATGAAGGAAGGGATTATTCATGATTTGGCTGGTCGTGTTCGTCATTCCGATGCGCGTGATATTACGGCTGCTAATATGATGGCTAATTATCACGTTGATAGCGCTCAAGCTAAGCAGGTTGAACATCATGCTTTGGCCTTGCTGAAATTGGTTAAAGTCGAGCTAGGGGTGAGAGTAAAGCTGGCCAAGCAACTACTCGCATGGGCAGCCAAATTACACGAGATTGGTTTGACCATTTCACATAGTGGTTTTCAAAAGCACGGTGCTTATATTATTTTAAATGCTGACATGTTGGGCTTCTCTAAGCTTGAGCAAAAGCAAATTAGTTTTCTGGTGCTCAATCAGCGGCGGCGTTTACGTGCAGTGGCAGAAAGTTATCACTTTACTGCTGATTGGGTATTGGTACTTGTCTTTCGTTTAGCCTGTTTGTTTTGTCGTTCACGCCAAAATAGTGATCTGCCAGAGATTCAGTTTAAAACAAGTAAAAAGAAATTTACTCTGAAAATTGATGATGAATGGTTGGCACAACACCCATTAACCCGAGAAGACCTTGAGGCTGAAAGTCATTATTGGCTGAGCCAGGATATACAGTTCAAACTGTCGTTACTTTCTGATAGTGGTGAATCTGGCCAGCAGAAAAAGTAG
- the lipA gene encoding lipoyl synthase produces the protein MPSHTTTENKRADNRRQDSKLLDKKKGVLLRGADKVARIPIKVVPTTTMVRKPSWIRARAPNLPEVIRLKSILRENRLHTVCEEASCPNLGECFSQGTATFMIMGDICTRRCPFCDVGHGRPNSLDPDEPDNLARTIKAMTLNYVVVTSVDRDDLRDGGAGHFVQCIDAIRQQSPKTKIEVLVPDFRGRMDRALDILKQSLPDVFNHNLETIPRLYKAVRPGSDYAWSLNLIKRFKALYPNIATKSGLMLGLGESIEEVVEVMRDLRAHDCDMLTLGQYLQPSKHHLAVERFVHPDEFEELRKIGEKLGFSNVASGPLVRSSYHADQQAAGEAIA, from the coding sequence ATGCCCAGCCACACAACCACTGAAAATAAGCGCGCTGACAATAGACGCCAAGACAGCAAACTACTAGACAAGAAAAAAGGTGTTCTACTAAGAGGTGCTGACAAGGTCGCGCGCATCCCTATCAAGGTCGTGCCAACAACGACTATGGTGCGTAAGCCGAGCTGGATTCGTGCCCGTGCACCCAACCTGCCAGAGGTTATTCGGCTTAAATCTATTCTGCGTGAAAACCGTTTGCATACTGTGTGTGAAGAAGCATCGTGCCCAAATTTAGGCGAATGTTTTAGTCAGGGTACAGCGACCTTTATGATTATGGGTGATATCTGCACCCGTCGCTGTCCGTTTTGCGATGTCGGTCATGGCCGACCTAATTCCCTAGACCCTGATGAACCCGACAATCTTGCGCGCACTATTAAAGCCATGACATTGAATTATGTCGTCGTAACATCGGTTGACCGTGATGATTTACGCGATGGTGGCGCTGGACACTTTGTGCAATGTATCGATGCCATTCGTCAACAATCACCAAAGACTAAAATTGAAGTATTGGTGCCCGATTTTCGTGGCCGCATGGACCGAGCCTTAGACATTCTCAAGCAGTCACTACCCGATGTTTTTAACCATAATTTAGAAACCATTCCACGTCTGTATAAAGCCGTACGGCCCGGCTCTGATTATGCCTGGTCACTGAATCTCATTAAACGCTTCAAAGCACTGTATCCAAATATTGCAACCAAGTCTGGGCTTATGCTCGGTCTTGGCGAAAGCATTGAAGAAGTTGTTGAAGTGATGCGCGACCTTCGCGCCCATGATTGCGACATGCTGACATTAGGCCAGTACTTACAGCCGAGCAAACATCATTTAGCTGTTGAGCGCTTTGTTCACCCTGACGAGTTTGAGGAGCTAAGAAAAATTGGCGAAAAACTTGGCTTTAGTAATGTTGCCAGCGGTCCATTAGTCCGTTCGTCTTACCATGCTGATCAACAAGCGGCAGGGGAAGCCATCGCCTAG